The sequence ATTCGACACTGGCATTGGTTGAAGAAAAGCTCCTGCGGCCCAAGTTTGCGCCCGACGATTTCGAACGGCTTAAGAAGCAGCAGCTGGAGCTGATTGCCAATCAGGGAACACAGCCGGTGGTCATTGCCAACAAAGCGTATAACAAACTCATCTACGGTACCGACAACATCCGGTCGATTCCCGTGAGTGGTACGGCGAAAACCGTTGAAGCCATCACACTCGATGATGTGAAGGCGTTTTATGCCAAATACTTTTCGCCCACAGTAACGAATCTGGTCATTGTTGGCGATGTTGAACAGGCTGCGGTGCTTCCAAAGTTGGCTTTCCTCAACAAATGGACCCCAAAACCCGTAAAAGTTCCAACGGCATCTGTTGCCCGGAAGATCGACAAGACCCGCATTTACCTGATCGACAAGGAAAAAGCCGCTCAATCAGAAATCCGGATCGGTTATCTGACCGATATGCCCTATGACGCAACGGGCGATTATTACCGGAGCGGCTTGACAAATTACATGCTTGGTGGTGCATTTAACAGCCGGATCAATATGAATCTGCGCGAAGACAAAGGCTACACCTATGGAGCGCGTTCAGGCTTTTCGAGTACCCACACACCAGGTCCGTTTACGGCACAGGCGGGTGTCAAAGCAGCCGCAACAGATAGCTCTGTCGTTGAGTTTATCAAAGAAATTACCAATTATGGCAAGGCAGGCATTACCGATCAGGAACTGGCTTTTGTGAAAAGCTCCCTTGGTCAGGTCGATGCGCTTCGGTACGAAACATCGCTCCAGAAGGCGTTTTTCCTCGGCCGGGTTATTGACTATGATCTGCCCCGCAATTTCACGGAACAGCAGAACGACATCCTCCGCAACATAACAAAAGCCCAGATCGATGCCATTGCTAAAAAGCGGTTGCCAGTCAATAACATGGTCATTACGGTAGTAGGCAACAAAGAATTAATAAAACCCGGTCTCGAACGCCTGGGCTACGAACTGATCGAGTTAGACAAAGAAGGGAATCCTGTGGCTACAGCAGCAGTAGTAGCGCCACCCGCCCGCGCCGGATCATCGAAACCGTAACGGGTTGTTTCAGCACACGTCCACAGTAAAAGCCGCGCCCAATCTATTTGAGCGCGGCTTTTACATTTGAACAGGTGACGACGGGAAAGTATTCTTGCAGTGCCACATTTTCAGGATACAAAAGGGTATTTCAGGGCGTCGAAGGACTACTTTACCATAGTGTTTCATCCTGGCTATGCTGCCTGCAAACGCGCAATGACGCGAAAACATCAGGCGATGGCTACTCTGAAAGAGCAAATTAAAACCGAAAGCGGTAATTTGGACCGGAAAAAGACTTTACAACCGTGGACGTGCGTCTTGCTTCAGGAAGTATCAGATCGCTCGAAAACACAACCAGCAATTAATTAACCTAACTCATGCAGGCAACAACCGCAGCCGGCAAATCGACGCCAGCCACTTTTACCGACAGTAAATACCTGATTACCCTTGTCTTTGTCACGTCACTTTTCATGTTTTGGGGTGTCGCCATCACGATGGGCGATGTATTGAACAAACATTTTCAGCATGTGTTGAACCTCACCAAGACCCAATCTGCCTTTGTTCAGTTTGCTATTTTTGGGGCTTACTTTGTAATGGGTATTCCGGCTGGTTTGTTTATGAAGCGGTTTGGGTATAAAAACGGGGTATTACTGGGGCTTTCACTTTTTGCGACGGGTGCCTTTTTGTTTGTTCCAGCAGCAGCCGCTGCTTCCTTTACCTATTTTGGCATTGCTCTTTTTATTCTGGGCTGTGGACTTTCAACGCTTGAAACCGTTGCCCACCCATTTGTTGCCTCTCTTGGCGATCAGCGTACCAGTGATCAACGCATCAATTTTGCCCAGGCTTTCAATGCATTAGGTGCCATTATCGGACCGGCGATCGGCTCCTATTTTCTGTTACGAAATAATACCGAGGGCAGCACCGATCTGACGTCGGTTAAGACTTTGTACATTGTAATTGGCAGTGTAATCGCTACGATCGCCATCCTGTTTTCATTCGTAAAAGTGCCTGCTTTAACGGACCCACACGCCGTGATCGATCCTGAAGCGGCAAACGTCGATGTGGAACCGGGAAAAACGCTGTTTCAGCATAAGCACTTTGTCTGGGCCGTTATCGCTCAATTTTTCAATGTGGCCGCACAGGGAGGTACCTGGGCATTTTTCATCAATTACGGTCACGAAAAAATGGGCTTTTCTGACGCTACGGCGGGCAATTACATGGTGCTGTTTATGGGGCTGATGCTGGCTGGCCGGTTTGTGGGCACATTCCTGATGCGTGTCATTGCACCCCATTCATTACTGGCCATTTTTGCGGCTGGTAACATTGTCATGTGTCTCATCATTGCGCAAAGCTTCGGATGGCCTTCATTTATTGCCTTACTGATGCTCAATTTCTTTTTCAGTATCATGTTCCCGACCATTTTTAGCCTGG comes from Spirosoma aureum and encodes:
- the fucP gene encoding L-fucose:H+ symporter permease, with the protein product MQATTAAGKSTPATFTDSKYLITLVFVTSLFMFWGVAITMGDVLNKHFQHVLNLTKTQSAFVQFAIFGAYFVMGIPAGLFMKRFGYKNGVLLGLSLFATGAFLFVPAAAAASFTYFGIALFILGCGLSTLETVAHPFVASLGDQRTSDQRINFAQAFNALGAIIGPAIGSYFLLRNNTEGSTDLTSVKTLYIVIGSVIATIAILFSFVKVPALTDPHAVIDPEAANVDVEPGKTLFQHKHFVWAVIAQFFNVAAQGGTWAFFINYGHEKMGFSDATAGNYMVLFMGLMLAGRFVGTFLMRVIAPHSLLAIFAAGNIVMCLIIAQSFGWPSFIALLMLNFFFSIMFPTIFSLGLKNLGSHTQQASSFISMGVVGGAVFPFLMGMAAEKDVANAYYLPIICYAVIFLFGAKFYKVK